The following proteins come from a genomic window of Geomonas sp. RF6:
- a CDS encoding cbb3-type cytochrome c oxidase subunit I, with translation MLRALQKPQSAALAFMVAGAAWFVVGALYGMLSAIHLVAPEFFPSLQWLVFGRERPIHVNTMLYGFVGTMLIGCGLYYTPALLRTKLWSEPLAWWSFFLWNLVILSGPLCFSFGYTQGREYNEYVWLADVALVLAVALLIVNMVMTIASRTEEQLYVSIWYFMATFLWTAGNYPIGNVMWHPATGAMPGLIDSIFLWFWGHNLPGLLITPLATGAAYFVIPRISKTPLNSHTLSLLGFWILVALYTHIGGHHILQSPIPNWLKAVSIVDSVAMVIPVSIVVMNLWLTSRGEGSAIWHDPAGRLVMGGIVWYLITCIQGPLQSLPYLQRVTHFNNWTVGHAHIAMLGFGGYIALGAMWHIVPLITGRELWSSRLVSLQFGLITFGLVGFFLVLTMAGLNQGNAWNNGETVYRVLPQLRPYMVSRAALGVFILTGATVGLANIVLTLWQGRRMEVAELRRAEEAV, from the coding sequence ATGCTACGAGCCTTGCAAAAACCTCAATCCGCAGCTCTCGCCTTCATGGTGGCTGGCGCCGCCTGGTTCGTGGTGGGTGCGTTGTACGGCATGCTCTCGGCGATCCACCTGGTGGCGCCGGAGTTTTTCCCGAGCCTCCAGTGGCTCGTCTTTGGCAGGGAGCGCCCGATCCACGTGAACACCATGCTGTACGGCTTTGTCGGCACCATGCTGATCGGGTGCGGCCTCTACTACACTCCCGCACTGCTGCGGACGAAGCTCTGGTCGGAGCCCCTTGCCTGGTGGAGCTTCTTCCTGTGGAACCTGGTCATCCTGAGCGGGCCCCTCTGCTTCTCCTTCGGCTACACGCAGGGGCGCGAGTACAACGAGTACGTGTGGCTCGCCGATGTGGCGCTGGTGCTGGCTGTCGCGCTCCTCATCGTCAACATGGTGATGACGATCGCCTCCCGCACCGAGGAGCAGCTCTACGTCTCCATCTGGTACTTCATGGCCACCTTTCTCTGGACGGCGGGGAACTATCCGATCGGCAACGTCATGTGGCATCCGGCGACCGGGGCGATGCCGGGACTCATCGACTCCATCTTCCTCTGGTTCTGGGGGCACAACCTCCCCGGGCTCCTGATCACCCCCCTTGCGACCGGCGCGGCGTACTTCGTGATCCCGCGTATTTCGAAGACCCCATTGAACTCCCACACGCTGTCGCTCCTCGGCTTCTGGATCCTCGTGGCGCTCTACACCCACATTGGCGGGCACCACATCCTGCAGTCGCCGATCCCGAACTGGCTGAAAGCGGTCTCGATCGTCGATTCGGTCGCCATGGTCATCCCGGTGAGCATCGTGGTGATGAACCTGTGGCTCACCTCGAGGGGAGAGGGGAGCGCGATCTGGCACGACCCCGCGGGGCGCCTCGTCATGGGAGGGATTGTCTGGTACCTGATCACCTGCATCCAGGGGCCGCTGCAGTCCCTGCCGTATCTGCAGCGGGTCACCCACTTCAACAACTGGACGGTGGGGCACGCCCACATCGCCATGTTAGGCTTCGGCGGCTACATCGCGCTCGGTGCCATGTGGCACATCGTGCCGCTCATCACGGGGCGCGAGCTCTGGTCGAGCCGGCTGGTGAGCCTCCAGTTCGGCCTCATCACCTTCGGGCTTGTCGGCTTCTTCCTCGTCCTCACCATGGCGGGGCTGAACCAGGGGAACGCCTGGAACAACGGGGAGACGGTGTACCGGGTCCTGCCGCAGCTGCGCCCCTACATGGTGTCTCGCGCCGCCCTCGGGGTCTTCATCCTCACCGGCGCCACGGTCGGGCTCGCCAATATCGTACTGACCCTCTGGCAGGGGCGCCGCATGGAGGTCGCCGAGCTGCGCAGGGCGGAGGAAGCGGTATGA
- a CDS encoding cytochrome c3 family protein: protein MTSGKDEMGTRFKYLPGVASALVVVFVVISTFLLFDRLYPYGLGPKQPIPFSHKVHVHVKRLSCVMCHSQVASTARAGIPPLQTCLLCHERIITNYPYIRLLRRRFEQGKPVIWERVNWLPEFVYFNHSMHIHYGIDCGHCHGNVTMMDRVMKARNFKMGFCIECHRDNNASHDCFACHR from the coding sequence ATGACTAGCGGAAAGGACGAAATGGGGACGAGGTTCAAGTACCTCCCCGGGGTGGCCTCGGCGCTCGTGGTGGTGTTCGTGGTGATAAGCACCTTTCTCCTCTTCGACCGGCTCTACCCGTACGGCCTGGGGCCGAAGCAGCCGATCCCCTTCAGCCACAAGGTGCATGTGCATGTGAAGAGGCTAAGTTGCGTCATGTGCCACAGCCAGGTCGCCTCCACCGCGCGCGCCGGCATTCCGCCCCTGCAGACGTGCCTTCTCTGCCACGAGCGGATCATCACCAACTACCCGTACATCCGTCTCTTGCGGCGGCGCTTTGAGCAGGGGAAGCCGGTGATATGGGAGCGGGTGAACTGGCTGCCGGAGTTCGTCTATTTCAACCACTCGATGCACATCCATTACGGCATCGACTGCGGTCATTGCCACGGCAACGTGACGATGATGGATCGGGTCATGAAGGCGAGGAACTTCAAGATGGGATTTTGCATCGAGTGCCACCGGGACAACAACGCGTCCCACGATTGTTTCGCCTGTCATAGATAA